A stretch of the Oenococcus sp. UCMA 16435 genome encodes the following:
- the acpP gene encoding acyl carrier protein produces the protein MNKDEIAAQLADEVSKRFGLPKSKITPDLDFTKDVNADSIDFVELVMELEDRYDIEISDDDAAKLITFQSTVDYLYDHASKKAS, from the coding sequence ATGAATAAAGATGAAATTGCTGCTCAACTAGCAGACGAAGTTTCTAAACGTTTTGGTTTACCGAAATCAAAAATTACACCGGATTTGGATTTTACAAAAGATGTCAATGCCGATTCGATTGATTTTGTCGAATTGGTAATGGAATTAGAAGACAGATACGATATCGAAATCTCCGATGATGACGCTGCTAAGTTGATTACTTTTCAATCGACTGTTGATTATCTCTATGATCATGCGAGTAAAAAAGCTTCATGA
- the recG gene encoding ATP-dependent DNA helicase RecG yields MSLFDSITELSGVGQKRSEILKQQGILNIEDLLTYYPFRYDDLESRLPSQTDDGQKVTFKGTVSSQPTISRFGYKKSRIAFRLLVGHDNISVSFFNQPWLKERIEIGKEMAIFGSYDAVHEALNGQRIIHSENDSLAAIYPSSQAIHQKTIQQLIENAYAKYADQIIDILPKKLILAYRLLPRRKQIHDMHFPDSAENARLARRSAAFEEFFLFQMRLQLMRIYAGKNRGREIEYNSKTIEDFISKLPYRLTAAQKKVIQEILLDLKRPIHMNRLLQGDVGSGKTVVAAVAMLACYSAGLQAAIMVPTEILAQQHAINLSNLYESAGINLRIELLTSGLKAAARRQILADLANGNIDIVVGTHALIQADVHFHNLGLAVIDEQHRFGVKQRATLREQGQNPDILAMTATPIPRTLAITAYGEMDISTIDQLPNGRRPIITKWVKGNQFDNIFDWVKDQLSAGAQVYVVTPLIEESETLDVQNAVLIYDRLKEELKPYRVGLLHGRLTNDEKQQVIEDFSTNQIQVLVTTTVIEVGVDIKNATIMVILDADRFGIAQLHQLRGRVGRGKKQSYAILVSDPKTQYGIDRMEAIVSTNDGFALAEKDLKLRGPGDVIGIKQAGMPEFNVGDPIHDLRMMETAQQSAIEITSQPNWDADKENAELVKYLSLTMYRYKDFD; encoded by the coding sequence GTGAGTCTTTTTGATTCAATTACAGAACTTTCCGGCGTTGGACAAAAGCGGTCTGAAATTCTAAAACAGCAGGGAATTTTAAATATCGAAGATCTTTTAACTTATTATCCCTTTCGTTATGATGATTTGGAATCTCGCCTTCCAAGCCAGACGGATGATGGCCAAAAAGTAACTTTTAAGGGAACGGTTAGTTCCCAGCCGACTATTTCCAGATTTGGTTACAAAAAGTCGAGAATTGCTTTTCGACTTTTGGTTGGGCATGACAATATTTCGGTCTCTTTTTTTAATCAGCCTTGGTTAAAAGAACGGATTGAAATTGGAAAGGAAATGGCGATTTTCGGAAGTTACGATGCTGTTCACGAAGCTTTAAACGGTCAAAGAATCATTCATTCTGAAAATGATTCACTAGCGGCAATTTATCCATCAAGTCAAGCAATTCACCAAAAAACAATTCAACAATTGATTGAAAACGCCTATGCGAAATATGCCGATCAAATTATTGATATTCTTCCAAAAAAATTGATCCTGGCCTATCGTTTGTTGCCACGAAGAAAGCAAATTCATGATATGCATTTTCCTGATTCGGCCGAAAATGCCAGACTGGCACGACGTTCGGCCGCTTTCGAAGAGTTTTTCCTCTTTCAGATGCGTCTGCAGTTAATGAGAATTTATGCTGGAAAAAACCGCGGCCGGGAAATTGAATATAATTCAAAAACTATCGAGGATTTTATTTCAAAACTTCCTTACCGTTTAACAGCTGCGCAAAAAAAAGTTATTCAAGAAATTTTATTGGATTTAAAACGTCCAATTCACATGAATCGCTTGCTTCAGGGGGATGTTGGTTCTGGCAAGACTGTCGTAGCCGCTGTTGCAATGCTGGCCTGCTATAGTGCCGGTCTTCAAGCGGCAATTATGGTACCGACAGAAATTCTTGCCCAACAGCATGCAATTAATCTCAGCAATTTATATGAATCAGCTGGGATTAACTTACGGATTGAATTGTTGACCTCAGGTCTAAAAGCGGCTGCTCGTCGACAGATTTTAGCTGATCTGGCAAACGGTAATATCGATATTGTCGTTGGTACCCACGCTTTGATTCAAGCAGATGTTCATTTCCACAATTTGGGTTTGGCCGTCATTGATGAGCAACATCGTTTCGGTGTCAAACAGCGGGCAACATTACGAGAACAAGGACAAAATCCCGATATCCTAGCAATGACTGCAACTCCGATTCCGCGTACGTTGGCGATTACTGCTTATGGCGAAATGGATATTTCAACGATTGATCAATTACCAAATGGTCGTCGTCCGATTATTACTAAATGGGTTAAAGGCAATCAGTTCGATAATATTTTTGATTGGGTAAAAGATCAATTGTCTGCCGGAGCTCAAGTTTATGTTGTAACACCGTTGATTGAAGAGTCAGAAACTTTAGATGTCCAGAATGCTGTTTTAATTTATGACCGTTTAAAAGAAGAACTAAAGCCTTATCGAGTCGGCTTGCTTCACGGGCGTTTGACAAATGATGAAAAGCAGCAGGTAATTGAAGATTTCTCGACTAATCAGATTCAAGTGCTTGTCACAACGACTGTAATAGAAGTTGGTGTCGATATTAAAAATGCCACAATCATGGTAATCTTGGATGCGGACCGTTTTGGAATTGCTCAGCTGCATCAACTGCGTGGCCGGGTTGGTCGTGGAAAAAAGCAGTCTTATGCCATTCTTGTTTCTGATCCCAAAACTCAATACGGAATTGATCGGATGGAAGCAATTGTTTCAACGAACGATGGTTTTGCTTTAGCGGAAAAAGATTTAAAATTGCGTGGACCGGGTGATGTAATTGGAATTAAACAAGCCGGAATGCCGGAATTTAACGTTGGTGATCCAATTCATGATTTAAGAATGATGGAAACTGCTCAGCAATCGGCAATTGAAATTACCAGCCAACCTAACTGGGATGCTGACAAAGAAAACGCTGAACTGGTAAAATATTTGTCGTTAACGATGTATCGATATAAGGACTTTGATTAA
- a CDS encoding 50S ribosomal protein L28, with product MAKDAITGARTRFGNQRSHALNANRRSWKPNLQKVTVKINGDAAKTVYLTARTLRAGLKNGSIERV from the coding sequence ATGGCAAAAGATGCTATTACTGGCGCGCGTACTCGTTTTGGTAATCAACGTTCACACGCTTTGAATGCCAATCGTCGTTCGTGGAAGCCAAATTTGCAAAAAGTGACCGTTAAAATCAATGGCGACGCTGCCAAAACCGTTTATCTGACTGCTCGTACTTTACGTGCAGGCTTGAAGAACGGTTCGATCGAACGAGTATAA
- a CDS encoding DAK2 domain-containing protein produces the protein MELITSVEFGRMINAAAQILTKNAQHINKLNVFPVPDGDTGTNMSLTMQSGAQYERDSTETSIAALSAAMSKGLLMGARGNSGVILSQIMRGFTKFVANFDTLDAKQFANALKTGAESAYKSVMKPTEGTILTVVREAAAAAGDAADQSDDLINVTKATWDASKEALAKTPDLLPVLKEVGVVDSGGQGLVFVFQSWYEVLSGKTTQEDLSTPPDMAQFDEKTDEFDAQVSLDPKDIKYGYCTTILFETGKGSTYDREWNYDKFYNYLSKKGDSLLVIADDGLVKTHVHTENPGAILTEATHYGSIKWVKIDNMRDQQQAVIDRVAKEQASQPKKPIETAVITVASGHGVSELFKSMGVTDVITGGQTMNPSTKDLLNAITSSKAKKAIIIPNNANIFMAASQAAEMSKIPVEIVKSRTIQQGLTAMLGFNPDADVKENAAEMTAQLVTVKSAEVTKAVRDTSIDGKSIKRGEYIGIVDGKIQANGRRLRDVAVNSVKTMLDDDSEIVTIIYGSQSNQKESEQLTKAISKLNNNLETEIHEGDQPLYPFLISVE, from the coding sequence ATGGAATTAATTACGAGTGTCGAATTTGGTAGGATGATCAATGCTGCTGCCCAGATTTTGACGAAAAATGCACAACATATCAATAAATTAAATGTTTTTCCGGTTCCCGATGGAGATACAGGTACTAATATGAGTTTGACAATGCAATCAGGGGCTCAATATGAGCGGGATTCAACTGAGACCTCGATTGCTGCTTTATCAGCGGCAATGTCTAAGGGCTTGTTAATGGGAGCACGCGGCAATTCCGGTGTTATTTTGTCGCAGATTATGCGCGGATTCACGAAGTTTGTTGCAAATTTTGATACTTTAGATGCTAAACAGTTTGCTAATGCCCTAAAAACCGGGGCTGAGTCTGCGTACAAGTCTGTTATGAAGCCAACCGAAGGAACCATTTTGACCGTTGTCCGTGAAGCTGCAGCAGCAGCGGGTGATGCGGCCGATCAATCCGACGACTTAATTAATGTCACGAAAGCTACATGGGATGCTTCAAAGGAAGCCCTGGCAAAAACTCCCGATTTGCTGCCGGTTCTTAAAGAAGTTGGTGTAGTTGATTCTGGCGGCCAAGGACTTGTTTTTGTTTTTCAATCCTGGTATGAAGTTCTTTCCGGAAAAACGACCCAGGAAGATTTGAGTACTCCGCCTGATATGGCTCAATTTGATGAAAAAACAGATGAATTCGATGCACAGGTTTCCTTAGATCCCAAAGACATTAAATACGGTTATTGCACAACGATTCTTTTTGAGACTGGTAAAGGATCAACTTATGATCGCGAATGGAATTACGATAAATTCTATAATTATTTATCAAAAAAAGGTGATTCCTTGCTTGTTATCGCTGATGATGGTTTAGTCAAGACTCATGTTCACACAGAGAATCCAGGTGCTATTTTGACTGAAGCAACTCATTATGGATCGATTAAGTGGGTCAAGATAGATAACATGCGTGATCAACAGCAGGCAGTGATTGATAGAGTTGCCAAAGAACAGGCTAGTCAACCTAAAAAACCAATAGAAACAGCTGTTATCACTGTTGCTTCGGGTCATGGAGTTTCTGAACTTTTCAAATCGATGGGTGTTACTGATGTAATTACTGGTGGACAGACGATGAATCCTTCGACAAAAGATTTATTAAACGCAATTACATCTAGCAAGGCCAAGAAGGCGATTATTATTCCTAACAATGCCAATATATTTATGGCCGCTAGCCAAGCTGCCGAAATGTCCAAGATCCCAGTTGAAATTGTCAAATCAAGAACAATTCAACAAGGTTTGACTGCAATGCTGGGATTTAATCCGGATGCCGACGTAAAAGAGAATGCGGCTGAAATGACGGCTCAACTCGTTACGGTTAAATCCGCCGAGGTTACCAAAGCTGTTCGTGATACCAGTATTGACGGAAAAAGTATTAAACGTGGTGAATATATCGGGATCGTTGATGGCAAAATCCAGGCTAATGGTCGACGTCTACGAGATGTGGCGGTTAATTCTGTGAAGACGATGCTTGATGATGATTCGGAAATTGTAACAATAATTTATGGTAGTCAATCGAATCAAAAAGAGTCCGAACAATTAACCAAGGCAATTTCCAAACTCAATAACAATTTGGAAACGGAAATTCACGAAGGCGATCAACCCTTGTACCCCTTCTTGATTTCAGTTGAATAA
- the brnQ gene encoding branched-chain amino acid transport system II carrier protein: MRNRPAAKIATVVFFIAEKKGKIKMLKNGKRNNIILIASLIFGMFFGAGNLIFPVQLGQMAGSHWLVAALGFLLTGTLVPFLAILAISVTHSRGVYDIAKPVAPWFGTLFLVMLHLTIGPFFGTPRTAATAFSMGVSPFLPEKYQTIGMLVFSAIFFALAYYLSIKESNVVAWIAKYLNPLFLVLIISIVVLSFVLPMGSLKQTVQPAYQNNAFFQGFLDGYNTMDGIALLALAVTVVYAVEGLGYSKERVPKMIAKSGLLSILAEVLLYLSLIFLGTTSLGLLKLAPNGATAFSQIVGHYAGNFGTLFTGLVVTLAVFTTAMGLFASFSQDMHRTFPKVSYLNWLRVIAFGSFLTANVGLTNIIAWATPVLMLMYPLALVLIFLSLFSKFFHRSKIVYRAVLIFAAPAAILDSFANLPVANLPIISNLVNYYHQFIPLASLGLGWLLPSVVGACVGLSLYRFKTSPQKTNLMDKNVQQVND, from the coding sequence TTGAGAAATCGACCTGCTGCGAAAATCGCAACGGTCGTTTTTTTTATCGCTGAAAAGAAGGGAAAAATAAAAATGTTAAAAAATGGAAAACGAAATAACATCATTTTAATTGCATCATTAATATTTGGAATGTTTTTTGGAGCCGGAAACTTAATTTTTCCAGTTCAACTCGGCCAAATGGCCGGAAGCCACTGGCTAGTGGCAGCATTAGGATTTCTTCTAACCGGTACTCTTGTACCTTTCTTGGCAATATTGGCAATTAGTGTGACCCATAGCCGTGGCGTTTACGATATTGCCAAACCAGTTGCTCCTTGGTTTGGAACACTTTTTCTTGTAATGCTTCACTTAACTATTGGGCCTTTTTTTGGGACGCCGAGAACAGCGGCAACCGCTTTCTCAATGGGAGTGTCACCATTTTTGCCTGAAAAATATCAAACAATCGGAATGTTGGTTTTCTCAGCAATCTTCTTTGCCCTTGCATACTATTTAAGTATTAAAGAATCAAACGTTGTTGCCTGGATTGCTAAATACCTGAATCCATTATTTCTTGTTTTGATCATTTCGATTGTTGTTCTCTCCTTTGTTCTGCCGATGGGAAGCCTAAAGCAGACAGTTCAACCGGCTTATCAGAATAATGCTTTTTTTCAAGGATTTTTAGATGGATACAATACAATGGACGGAATCGCCCTTTTAGCTTTGGCAGTGACAGTTGTCTATGCAGTAGAAGGTCTCGGATATTCAAAAGAACGCGTTCCTAAAATGATCGCTAAATCAGGTTTATTAAGTATTTTAGCTGAAGTTTTATTATATTTGTCACTTATATTTTTAGGAACAACAAGCCTTGGCCTTCTCAAACTGGCTCCGAACGGTGCAACTGCCTTTTCTCAAATCGTTGGACATTATGCTGGAAATTTCGGAACTTTATTTACCGGTCTGGTTGTTACTTTGGCAGTCTTTACAACGGCGATGGGACTTTTTGCTTCTTTTTCACAAGACATGCACCGGACTTTTCCAAAAGTTAGTTATCTAAACTGGCTGCGCGTAATTGCATTCGGATCATTTTTAACAGCCAATGTTGGATTAACAAATATAATTGCTTGGGCAACACCGGTTTTAATGTTGATGTATCCGCTAGCACTAGTCCTAATTTTCTTATCGCTTTTTTCAAAATTTTTCCATCGCTCGAAAATTGTCTATAGGGCGGTACTTATTTTTGCCGCTCCAGCTGCCATACTAGATAGTTTTGCTAATTTGCCGGTAGCGAATCTGCCGATAATCAGCAATTTAGTTAATTATTACCATCAATTTATTCCCTTGGCGTCTTTGGGACTTG
- a CDS encoding Asp23/Gls24 family envelope stress response protein — MSLKMKTKIGQVNIGDDVISTIVGTAASESFGVVGMASKSFKDGVNHVLQRPNYGRGILVSEENDQLTIDVHIIVEYGAKLSEVSKAVQKQVRYSLEKNLGVLINQVNVTIEGIRA, encoded by the coding sequence ATGAGTTTGAAGATGAAGACTAAGATTGGTCAAGTAAACATTGGTGATGATGTTATTTCAACAATCGTTGGAACGGCAGCTTCTGAGTCTTTTGGTGTTGTTGGTATGGCATCCAAATCTTTTAAGGACGGTGTTAATCACGTGCTTCAGCGCCCCAACTATGGTCGTGGAATTCTTGTATCGGAAGAAAATGACCAGCTGACGATTGATGTACATATTATTGTTGAATACGGAGCAAAATTATCGGAAGTTTCCAAGGCGGTTCAAAAGCAAGTCCGTTATTCATTGGAGAAAAATTTGGGTGTTTTAATCAATCAAGTGAATGTGACTATCGAAGGCATCCGCGCTTAA
- a CDS encoding ribonuclease III translates to MNNIQKGIKEDFGIEFSNQELLLEAFTQGNYLNEHPEEKGRDYQRLEFLGDSVMQLIVADYLFTRYPNWEEGQLTEMRIAMVQSKSFSHFARLAGFNRYIRLGKGEELSGARNRDSLLEDIWEAFIGALYKDQGSKSVFVFLNKAFFPAIDEGFFEEFIDYKSKLQELLQKAGSVDIEYKVENEDLSDPQKPHFEVTVFVNDKAIGSGSGRSIKIAEKRAAKKAYQDVIPR, encoded by the coding sequence ATGAATAATATTCAAAAAGGTATAAAAGAAGATTTCGGAATTGAATTTTCTAACCAGGAATTATTGCTTGAGGCTTTCACTCAAGGCAATTATTTAAATGAGCATCCCGAAGAAAAAGGCCGTGATTATCAACGACTCGAGTTTTTAGGTGATTCCGTTATGCAATTGATTGTTGCTGACTATCTATTTACACGCTACCCAAATTGGGAAGAAGGCCAGTTAACGGAAATGCGAATCGCAATGGTTCAAAGCAAATCTTTTTCTCATTTTGCCAGATTGGCTGGTTTTAATCGTTACATTCGATTAGGAAAAGGTGAAGAACTTTCCGGTGCTCGTAATCGAGACAGTCTTTTAGAGGACATTTGGGAAGCATTTATCGGTGCTTTGTACAAAGACCAAGGCTCTAAATCGGTTTTTGTTTTTTTGAATAAAGCTTTTTTTCCGGCAATCGATGAAGGTTTTTTTGAAGAATTTATTGATTATAAATCTAAATTGCAGGAATTGCTTCAAAAAGCTGGTTCGGTTGATATTGAATATAAAGTCGAAAATGAAGATCTTTCTGATCCCCAAAAACCGCATTTTGAAGTAACTGTTTTTGTAAATGATAAAGCGATTGGTTCCGGTTCCGGACGTTCTATAAAAATTGCCGAGAAGCGGGCTGCTAAAAAAGCCTATCAGGATGTGATTCCTAGATGA
- the plsX gene encoding phosphate acyltransferase PlsX, whose translation MDKTYTIAIDAMGGDNAPEEIVKGALLARDKYKNLHLNLYGDKGKILELLGKTNQDRIKIINTTEIIEMGEEPVKAVRKKKDSSMVVAANAVKDGSADALFSAGNTGALLASGIFIVGRISGIERPGLLTVLPSVDDPKRQWVFMDVGANAEVKPSYLYQFAVLGNFYATHVLKKPNPEVKLLNNGTEEDKGDRIHIQAYQLLKNSKQLNFTGNIESRELLNGHADVVVADGFSGNAALKAIEGTALTLFSGLKKILVNGSLRTKIGAALVKPALKEFSSVLDYNNAGGAVIAGVKAPVVKTHGSAKAKAVSNTIGQIKVMLESNLVPDITKYVDEHKDRFKISLEEK comes from the coding sequence ATGGATAAAACATATACAATTGCTATTGATGCAATGGGCGGCGATAATGCGCCGGAAGAAATCGTGAAAGGGGCCTTATTAGCTCGAGACAAATACAAGAATTTGCATTTGAATCTATACGGTGACAAAGGAAAGATTCTTGAATTGCTTGGTAAGACAAACCAAGACAGGATTAAGATCATTAATACAACTGAAATAATTGAAATGGGTGAAGAACCTGTTAAGGCTGTACGCAAGAAAAAGGATTCTTCTATGGTGGTTGCTGCCAACGCTGTTAAAGATGGCAGTGCCGATGCTTTATTTTCGGCCGGTAACACCGGAGCACTCTTAGCTAGTGGAATTTTTATTGTTGGACGGATATCCGGAATTGAACGTCCTGGTCTATTGACGGTGCTTCCATCGGTCGATGATCCTAAACGGCAATGGGTTTTTATGGATGTTGGCGCTAATGCCGAAGTGAAACCAAGTTATCTTTATCAATTTGCCGTGCTCGGCAATTTCTATGCGACACATGTTTTAAAAAAACCGAATCCGGAAGTTAAATTATTGAATAATGGGACCGAAGAGGACAAGGGCGATAGAATTCATATTCAAGCCTATCAACTTTTAAAAAATAGCAAACAGCTTAATTTCACTGGAAATATTGAAAGTCGGGAATTGTTAAACGGCCATGCCGATGTGGTCGTAGCTGATGGTTTTTCCGGAAACGCTGCTTTAAAAGCAATTGAAGGAACTGCTCTAACATTGTTTTCCGGTCTAAAAAAGATCCTTGTTAATGGTAGTTTAAGAACAAAAATCGGTGCAGCGTTGGTTAAACCAGCCTTAAAAGAATTTTCGTCGGTGCTGGACTATAATAACGCTGGTGGAGCCGTAATTGCCGGTGTAAAAGCACCAGTTGTTAAGACACACGGATCAGCGAAAGCAAAGGCTGTTTCTAATACAATTGGTCAGATAAAGGTAATGCTGGAGTCGAATTTGGTTCCTGATATCACTAAATATGTTGATGAACACAAAGACCGATTCAAGATTAGTTTGGAGGAGAAATGA